One stretch of Alphaproteobacteria bacterium DNA includes these proteins:
- a CDS encoding VCBS domain-containing protein has product VSSVDNGAGYIGSFATVISDPATGDGTGSIDWTFTVNDSLVDHLAVGETIVQSYDVTVDDGNGGTDTETVTITITGTNDAPIIGAGDTSGAVTELPDGDAGENTADLTDTGSLAFTDVDLTDSHTVSSVDNGAGYLGTFGAVINGGDIDWTFTVNDSLLDGLAAGETVVQSYDVTVDDGNGGTDTETVTITITGTNEAPVITGGDSTGGVTEIVDLASGENIDDLTDSGSLTFTDEDIADTHTVSSVDNGIGYIGSFGAVVGAGSVDWTFTVNDSLVDYLAVGETIVQSYDVTVDDGNGGTDTETVTITITGTNDAPVITGGDTTGGVTEIADGATGENTDNLTDSGSLAFTDVDLIDTHTVSDVDNGAGYIGSFDTVINGSDVDWTFTVNDSLLDGLAAGETIVQSYDVTVDDGNGGTDTETVTITITGTNDAPVIGAGDTTGSVTELPDGDAGENTADLTDTGTLPFTDVDITDTHTVSSVENGAGYLGSFAAVINGSDIDWTFTVNDSVLDGLAAGEQLVQSYDVTVDDGNGGTDTETVTITITGTNEAPVITGGDATGDVTEIADGAPGENVDDLTDSGSLSFSDGDVSDTHTASSVANGIGYVGAFNAVINGGNIDWDFSVNDSLVDHLGDGETIVQSYDVTVDDGNGGTDTETVTITITGTNDAPVITGGDTTGDVTELPDGDAGENTDDLTDSGTLNFADVDLTDSHTVSQSANGVGYLGTFAAVLGAGNTIDWDFSVNDSLLDSLGAGDTLVQSYDVTVDDGNGGTDTETVTITIQGTNDGPVANGDSFGGIEDIPVIGNVLGNDTDVDASDILNVVEPVIISANGGTVTMAPNGDFTYVPFEHFSGADSFTYTVSDGNGGTDTATVDLLVVAVADQPIIVALNAVGATDTAVPVPLTIDFPDEDGSEVHTITLSDVPANATFNNGTDNNDGTWTLTKADLVGLTINVAPPGPIFGSTFDLFDLTTAGGGDGSLGFVLDGSTGQDNNGFDVATAGDVNGDGFADILTSSVGGDSFGRTNSGEVTLYFGGTTHAAETIISATTPAQSYTFAGANAGDRMGTSVRSAGDLNNDGYDDIIIGSPLASPDGNVSGRSYVVFGSAGNANFAAMDADDGTVDGLIDLAQLQAADGGDGSRGFILNGSPVAPATSNEFTGYSTTGGFDFNGDGIDDMAIGATGNDFEDGVNPVALDYGATYLVFGKTTGFAAEIDVQDFMDPSNGAASAGTGDGSEGVVIRGFGVGDATGRQISGMQDMNGDGKDELLIGGRLADPNGGSSGQAYIVYGTDTLGAEFSLGDLDGTNGFIFNGMASNDRMGRSINEAGDINGDGINDIIIGSYRADGINGTDSGEAYVIFGGQTNLAALDALDGTSDGVIETSELATVNGGDGTLGFIISGAEAQDRVGHVVRNAGDLNGDGFDDVLVGAPKANPDGQNDEGGVYVVFGTNTGFAAEIDMGDFAAGDGTVGFEIQGINGGDNAGWSAGAAGDVNGDGFDDIVIGAHYADPNGASSGATYVIFGKQDLSGDDFVITVEATATETSNSDTASSGTGLFVDVDGSDEDTIEGTSYGDTLNGGAGNDTLTGNGGDDLFVFTDGTGDDVITDFTEGAGSEDVIDVSDFGFTDFADLLTATNDSGADTVITLDGDDSLTLIGVQEANLHEDDFLI; this is encoded by the coding sequence GGTGTCGAGCGTTGACAACGGTGCGGGCTACATCGGTTCGTTTGCCACGGTCATCAGCGATCCGGCGACGGGTGACGGCACGGGTTCGATCGACTGGACCTTTACCGTCAACGATAGCCTCGTTGATCACCTCGCAGTCGGCGAGACGATCGTTCAATCCTACGACGTGACCGTCGATGACGGGAATGGCGGGACGGATACCGAGACGGTGACCATCACCATCACGGGCACCAATGACGCCCCGATCATCGGCGCCGGCGACACGTCCGGTGCTGTGACCGAGTTGCCGGATGGCGACGCGGGCGAGAACACCGCGGACCTGACCGACACGGGATCGCTGGCCTTTACGGATGTGGACCTGACGGACAGCCACACAGTTTCCAGTGTCGACAATGGCGCGGGTTATCTCGGCACGTTCGGAGCGGTCATCAACGGCGGCGACATCGACTGGACCTTCACGGTTAACGACAGCCTGCTGGACGGCCTAGCCGCCGGCGAGACCGTTGTTCAAAGCTATGACGTGACCGTCGATGACGGAAACGGCGGCACGGACACCGAGACGGTGACGATCACCATCACGGGTACGAATGAAGCCCCGGTCATTACCGGCGGTGATTCGACCGGCGGTGTGACGGAGATCGTGGATCTCGCATCGGGCGAGAATATCGATGACCTGACGGACAGTGGTTCGCTGACCTTCACCGATGAAGACATCGCGGACACGCACACGGTGTCCAGCGTCGACAACGGTATCGGCTACATCGGCAGCTTCGGTGCTGTCGTTGGTGCTGGCTCGGTCGACTGGACCTTCACGGTCAACGACAGCCTGGTGGATTACCTCGCGGTTGGCGAGACCATTGTGCAGAGCTACGACGTGACCGTCGATGACGGTAACGGCGGCACGGACACGGAAACTGTCACCATCACCATCACGGGCACCAACGACGCCCCGGTTATCACCGGCGGCGACACCACGGGTGGCGTCACCGAGATCGCGGATGGCGCGACCGGTGAGAACACCGACAACCTGACGGACTCTGGTTCGCTGGCCTTCACGGATGTAGACCTGATCGACACTCATACGGTGAGCGACGTCGATAATGGCGCAGGTTACATCGGCAGCTTCGATACGGTCATCAATGGCAGCGACGTCGACTGGACCTTCACGGTCAACGACAGCCTGCTGGACGGCCTGGCGGCCGGCGAGACGATCGTTCAGTCCTACGACGTGACCGTTGATGACGGTAACGGCGGGACGGACACCGAAACGGTGACCATTACCATCACGGGCACGAACGACGCGCCGGTGATCGGTGCCGGCGATACAACCGGTTCGGTTACCGAGCTTCCCGACGGCGATGCCGGTGAGAACACGGCCGACCTGACCGATACGGGCACGCTGCCGTTCACGGATGTGGACATCACCGACACCCACACGGTCTCCAGCGTTGAAAATGGTGCTGGCTACCTCGGTTCCTTCGCCGCGGTGATCAACGGTTCGGACATCGACTGGACCTTCACGGTCAACGACAGCGTGCTGGACGGCCTGGCGGCCGGCGAGCAGTTGGTTCAGTCCTACGACGTGACCGTCGACGACGGCAACGGCGGGACGGACACCGAGACGGTGACCATCACCATCACGGGCACGAATGAAGCCCCGGTCATTACCGGTGGCGATGCCACGGGTGATGTGACCGAGATTGCCGACGGCGCCCCGGGCGAGAATGTCGATGATCTGACGGACTCGGGCTCCCTGAGCTTCTCCGACGGCGACGTGAGCGACACCCACACGGCTTCCAGCGTTGCCAACGGCATCGGCTATGTTGGCGCATTCAACGCGGTGATCAACGGCGGCAACATTGACTGGGATTTCTCGGTCAATGACAGCTTGGTAGACCATCTCGGCGATGGCGAGACCATCGTCCAGAGCTACGACGTGACCGTCGACGACGGTAACGGCGGCACGGACACCGAGACGGTGACCATCACCATCACGGGCACGAACGACGCGCCGGTGATCACCGGCGGCGATACGACGGGTGACGTGACCGAATTGCCGGACGGCGATGCGGGCGAGAACACCGATGATCTGACCGACAGCGGCACCCTGAATTTCGCGGATGTCGACCTGACGGACAGCCACACGGTGAGCCAGTCGGCGAACGGCGTGGGTTACCTCGGAACTTTTGCTGCGGTTCTCGGTGCGGGCAACACCATCGACTGGGACTTCTCGGTCAATGACAGCCTTCTCGACAGCCTCGGCGCCGGCGACACGCTGGTCCAGTCCTACGACGTGACCGTCGACGACGGCAACGGCGGTACGGACACAGAGACGGTGACGATCACCATCCAGGGCACGAATGACGGCCCGGTCGCGAACGGAGATAGCTTCGGCGGCATCGAGGACATTCCGGTGATCGGCAATGTTCTCGGCAACGACACCGATGTTGATGCCTCTGACATTCTGAACGTCGTCGAGCCGGTGATCATCTCCGCAAATGGCGGAACGGTGACCATGGCTCCGAACGGGGACTTCACTTACGTGCCGTTCGAGCACTTCTCGGGTGCGGACAGCTTCACCTACACGGTTTCCGACGGGAACGGCGGGACGGACACGGCGACAGTTGACCTGCTGGTCGTCGCGGTCGCCGATCAACCGATCATCGTGGCACTGAATGCCGTCGGTGCGACGGACACGGCGGTTCCTGTGCCGTTGACCATCGATTTCCCGGATGAAGACGGGTCGGAAGTGCACACGATTACGCTTTCGGACGTTCCGGCGAACGCGACGTTCAACAACGGTACCGACAACAATGACGGTACCTGGACCCTGACCAAGGCGGATCTCGTTGGCCTGACGATCAACGTGGCGCCTCCGGGACCGATCTTCGGTTCGACGTTCGACCTGTTCGATCTGACCACGGCCGGTGGCGGCGATGGATCGCTGGGCTTCGTGCTGGACGGTTCGACCGGCCAGGACAATAACGGCTTCGATGTGGCCACGGCGGGCGATGTGAACGGTGACGGCTTTGCCGACATCCTGACCAGCTCCGTTGGCGGCGATTCGTTCGGTCGGACCAACTCGGGCGAAGTCACCCTCTACTTCGGTGGCACGACCCATGCGGCGGAGACCATTATCAGCGCCACAACGCCGGCCCAGTCCTACACCTTCGCCGGCGCGAATGCCGGGGATCGGATGGGCACTTCGGTACGTTCGGCCGGTGATCTGAACAATGACGGCTATGACGACATCATCATCGGTTCGCCCCTGGCGAGCCCGGATGGAAACGTATCCGGCCGGTCCTATGTGGTGTTCGGTTCGGCGGGCAACGCCAACTTCGCGGCGATGGATGCGGACGACGGTACGGTCGATGGTCTTATCGATCTCGCCCAGTTGCAGGCGGCGGACGGCGGTGACGGCTCACGTGGCTTCATCCTGAACGGCTCGCCGGTCGCACCCGCGACGTCGAACGAATTCACCGGTTATTCCACGACCGGCGGTTTCGACTTCAACGGCGATGGCATCGACGACATGGCGATCGGCGCGACGGGCAACGACTTCGAGGATGGAGTGAACCCGGTGGCGCTGGATTATGGTGCTACTTATCTGGTGTTCGGCAAAACGACCGGATTTGCGGCCGAAATCGATGTGCAGGACTTCATGGACCCGTCCAACGGTGCGGCTTCGGCCGGTACGGGGGACGGTTCCGAGGGTGTCGTGATCCGCGGCTTCGGTGTCGGTGACGCCACAGGCCGCCAGATCTCGGGCATGCAGGACATGAACGGTGACGGCAAGGACGAGTTGCTGATCGGCGGCCGTCTTGCGGATCCGAATGGCGGCAGCTCCGGCCAGGCCTATATCGTGTACGGTACGGACACACTGGGAGCCGAGTTCTCCCTGGGTGATCTGGACGGGACCAACGGTTTCATCTTCAACGGCATGGCCTCCAATGACCGGATGGGCCGCTCGATCAACGAGGCTGGTGATATCAACGGTGACGGTATCAACGACATCATCATCGGTTCCTACCGGGCCGACGGGATTAATGGAACCGACTCCGGCGAGGCCTATGTGATCTTCGGTGGCCAGACGAACCTGGCGGCGCTCGATGCGCTCGACGGTACGAGCGATGGCGTCATCGAGACCAGCGAGTTGGCCACGGTCAACGGCGGCGATGGGACCCTCGGGTTCATCATCTCGGGTGCCGAGGCACAGGATCGTGTGGGCCATGTTGTCCGCAATGCCGGTGACCTCAACGGAGACGGGTTCGACGATGTGCTGGTTGGCGCACCGAAGGCCAACCCGGATGGTCAGAATGACGAAGGCGGCGTCTACGTTGTGTTCGGCACGAATACCGGGTTCGCAGCAGAGATCGATATGGGTGACTTCGCCGCGGGCGACGGCACGGTCGGTTTCGAAATCCAGGGCATTAACGGCGGTGACAATGCCGGCTGGTCTGCCGGTGCCGCGGGCGACGTCAACGGTGATGGCTTCGACGACATCGTCATCGGCGCACATTATGCCGATCCGAACGGTGCGAGTTCGGGCGCCACATATGTCATCTTCGGCAAGCAGGACCTGTCGGGCGACGACTTCGTGATCACCGTCGAGGCGACGGCGACCGAGACGTCCAACAGCGACACGGCCTCGTCGGGTACCGGCCTGTTCGTCGATGTCGACGGCTCGGACGAAGATACCATCGAGGGTACGTCTTACGGCGATACGCTGAACGGTGGCGCAGGCAACGACACACTGACCGGCAACGGCGGGGACGATCTGTTCGTCTTCACCGACGGTACGGGCGACGATGTCATCACCGACTTTACGGAAGGTGCGGGCAGCGAAGACGTGATCGACGTCTCCGACTTCGGGTTTACGGACTTCGCCGACCTGCTGACCGCGACCAATGACAGCGGTGCGGACACGGTTATCACCCTCGATGGGGATGACAGCCTGACCCTGATCGGTGTACAGGAGGCCAACCTCCACGAGGACGACTTCCTGATTTGA
- a CDS encoding TIGR03032 family protein, which produces MTDTAESERKLEINVSRHFTTWMAENGVSLAFTTYQAGKLFFLGRREDGRMTIFERTFNRCMGLAAAGETLWMSSLYQVWRFENALEPGQLHNDHDRLYVPQVGYTTGDIDTHDMGIRTDGSIVFANTKFSCLATTDATRSFRPVWVPDFITRLAPEDRCHLNGLAMRDGAPAYVSAVSTSDVADGWRDKRTDGGVIIDVTNNEIVADGLSMPHSPRWHNDKLWMLNAGTGELGFINSDSGSFEPIAFCPGFLRGLAFAGKFAIVGLSLPREAGTFQGLPLDDKLGKAGAEARCGLLVIDTETGDTLHWLRIEGIVEELYDVVSLPGVVRPMAIGFQSDEINRIVTIGDDG; this is translated from the coding sequence TTGACGGACACCGCAGAGTCCGAGCGTAAACTCGAGATCAACGTATCGCGCCATTTCACGACCTGGATGGCGGAGAACGGAGTTTCGCTCGCGTTCACCACGTACCAGGCCGGCAAGCTCTTTTTCCTGGGGCGGCGCGAAGATGGTCGTATGACCATCTTCGAACGAACCTTCAATCGCTGCATGGGCCTTGCCGCTGCGGGTGAAACGCTCTGGATGAGTTCGCTCTACCAGGTCTGGCGTTTTGAGAATGCGCTGGAGCCGGGCCAACTCCACAATGATCACGACCGGCTTTACGTGCCCCAGGTCGGCTACACGACGGGCGATATCGACACCCACGACATGGGTATCCGCACCGATGGCAGCATCGTCTTCGCCAATACGAAATTCTCCTGTCTGGCGACAACCGACGCGACCCGCAGTTTCCGGCCGGTCTGGGTGCCTGATTTCATTACCCGCCTGGCACCGGAAGACCGTTGTCACCTGAACGGCCTGGCGATGCGGGATGGCGCGCCGGCCTATGTCAGCGCCGTCTCAACCAGCGACGTGGCCGACGGCTGGCGCGACAAGCGTACCGATGGCGGCGTTATCATTGATGTCACCAACAACGAGATCGTGGCGGACGGGCTGTCGATGCCTCATTCACCGCGTTGGCACAACGACAAGCTCTGGATGCTGAATGCCGGCACCGGTGAGCTCGGCTTCATCAACTCGGATAGCGGGTCATTCGAGCCCATCGCGTTTTGCCCTGGTTTCCTGCGCGGGCTGGCCTTTGCCGGCAAATTTGCGATCGTTGGTCTGTCGCTGCCTCGCGAAGCGGGGACTTTTCAGGGCCTGCCGCTCGACGACAAACTCGGGAAAGCGGGGGCAGAGGCCCGCTGTGGCCTGCTTGTGATCGACACGGAAACCGGAGATACGCTGCATTGGCTGCGAATCGAGGGTATCGTCGAAGAGTTATACGACGTTGTCTCGCTTCCAGGAGTAGTGCGCCCCATGGCGATCGGGTTCCAGTCCGACGAAATCAACCGCATTGTCACCATTGGCGATGATGGGTAA
- a CDS encoding type I secretion system permease/ATPase, giving the protein MSPLAMMGNAPSGAGNPPVTDLFADAISTIKRGFTPVIVFSFFINMLMLTVPLYMLQVFDRVLGSGNIDTLVVLTTIAIVSLLTLAALEGVRTYVMIGLSSWMSGKLGGTILGSSVTSALNHTNDPSVRGLRDLETVRTFLTGPGVFAILDAPWVPIFLAVIFFVHPSLGWIASIGAVILFGLALANEMYTRDPLAQASGQSQRATHQAETAVRNADMIAAMGVLPNLISRWNRDNGRMIALQALASRRGGMITAIAKFMRFVIQLGVLGTGAFLAVQQEITPGAMIASSIIMGRALAPVEQAIGAWKGMVAARGSYARLKELIGISSERDSIELPPPQGRLTVDSVVLGVPGRTEPIINGVSFSLDPGEALGLIGPSAAGKTTLARLLVGSWAPTSGHVRLDGVEMTSWNDVDRLTYMGYLPQDVELLGGTVKENIARMGESEDAHVIAAAKLADVHEMILSLPDGYETQIGEAGGILSGGQRQRIALARALFGAPMLLVLDEPNASLDRVGEQALLDTIDEMRRRGVTIVVIAHRPSMLEHVDKILVLRDGKTEIYGSRDEVMAKLTGRPEPATVTPEQVTGQTQAISGEQPPASEA; this is encoded by the coding sequence TTGTCACCATTGGCGATGATGGGTAACGCGCCATCCGGCGCCGGCAATCCGCCGGTCACTGACCTGTTTGCGGACGCGATCTCGACGATCAAGCGCGGTTTTACACCCGTTATTGTTTTCAGCTTCTTCATCAACATGCTGATGCTGACCGTGCCGCTTTACATGCTGCAGGTCTTCGATCGGGTGCTCGGTAGCGGCAATATCGACACGCTGGTCGTCCTCACGACCATCGCGATCGTCAGTCTGCTGACATTGGCGGCCCTGGAGGGGGTGCGCACCTATGTGATGATCGGCCTGTCCAGCTGGATGAGCGGCAAGTTGGGCGGCACGATCCTCGGCAGCAGCGTCACAAGCGCCCTGAACCACACCAATGACCCGTCGGTTCGTGGCCTGCGCGATCTCGAGACCGTGCGGACCTTCCTGACCGGGCCCGGGGTGTTCGCCATACTCGATGCCCCATGGGTGCCGATTTTCCTGGCCGTCATATTCTTCGTGCATCCGAGCCTGGGCTGGATCGCCTCGATCGGCGCGGTCATTTTGTTCGGCCTTGCGCTCGCGAACGAGATGTACACCCGCGATCCGCTGGCGCAGGCAAGCGGCCAGTCCCAACGTGCGACGCATCAGGCTGAAACCGCGGTTCGCAATGCCGACATGATCGCGGCGATGGGCGTGTTGCCAAACCTGATCAGCCGCTGGAACCGCGACAATGGCCGGATGATCGCGTTGCAGGCGCTCGCCAGCCGGCGCGGCGGCATGATCACGGCAATCGCCAAATTCATGCGTTTTGTCATTCAGCTCGGCGTGCTGGGCACAGGTGCGTTCCTCGCAGTCCAGCAGGAAATCACGCCAGGCGCGATGATCGCATCCTCGATCATTATGGGACGCGCGCTGGCGCCGGTCGAACAGGCAATCGGGGCCTGGAAGGGTATGGTCGCCGCCCGCGGTTCCTATGCGCGCCTGAAGGAGCTGATCGGAATCAGCAGCGAACGCGACAGCATCGAGCTGCCGCCACCACAGGGCCGACTGACGGTCGATAGCGTGGTGCTCGGCGTGCCGGGGCGCACGGAGCCGATCATCAACGGTGTGAGCTTCTCTCTGGACCCGGGTGAAGCACTTGGCCTGATCGGGCCGTCGGCGGCCGGGAAGACCACGCTGGCGCGGCTGCTGGTCGGCAGTTGGGCCCCCACGTCAGGCCATGTCCGTCTCGACGGGGTGGAAATGACCAGCTGGAACGACGTCGACCGCCTGACTTACATGGGTTACCTGCCGCAGGATGTGGAATTGCTGGGCGGTACGGTGAAGGAGAATATCGCCCGCATGGGTGAATCCGAGGACGCACATGTGATTGCCGCGGCCAAGCTGGCCGATGTCCACGAGATGATACTTTCACTGCCCGACGGCTACGAGACCCAGATCGGCGAGGCAGGCGGCATTCTCTCCGGCGGACAACGCCAGCGTATCGCCCTGGCGCGCGCGTTGTTCGGTGCGCCGATGCTTCTGGTCCTGGACGAGCCCAATGCAAGCCTCGACCGTGTCGGTGAGCAGGCATTGCTCGATACGATCGATGAGATGCGCCGGCGCGGCGTGACGATTGTGGTCATCGCGCACCGACCGAGCATGCTGGAGCATGTCGACAAGATTCTGGTGCTGCGGGACGGCAAGACCGAAATCTATGGTTCGCGAGACGAGGTCATGGCCAAGCTGACCGGGCGTCCGGAACCGGCGACGGTCACACCGGAACAGGTCACCGGTCAAACCCAGGCGATCAGCGGTGAACAACCGCCGGCGAGTGAGGCATGA